One genomic window of Monodelphis domestica isolate mMonDom1 chromosome 1, mMonDom1.pri, whole genome shotgun sequence includes the following:
- the LOC100028975 gene encoding olfactory receptor 4M1 produces the protein MESENYTRVTEFVLTGLSQTREVQLILFVIFLSFYLIILPGNVLIIFTIRYDAHLTSPMYFLLANLAFLDIWYSSITAPKMLVDFFAERKIISFGGCIAQLFFLHFVGASEMFLLTVMAFDRYAAICRPLHYATIMNKRLCCVLVACSWFGGFIHSIIQVALIIRLPFCGPNELDSYFCDITQVVRIACANTFPEELVMIFSSGLISVVCFIALLMSYAFLLVMLKKHSGSGESTSRAMSTCYSHMTIVVLMFGPSIYIYARPFDAFSLDKIVSVFHTVIFPLLNPIIYTLRNKEVKTAMRKMTNKYILCKGK, from the coding sequence atggaatctGAGAATTACACCAGAGTGACGGAATTTGTCCTCACAGGGCTGTCCCAGACCCGGGAGGTGCAACTGATCTTATTtgttatatttctctctttttatttgatCATCCTACCGGGAAATGTCCTTATTATTTTCACCATCAGGTATGATGCCCACCTGACTTCACCCATGTACTTTCTATTGGCAAACCTAGCCTTCCTTGACATCTGGTATTCCTCTATCACAGCCCCTAAGATGCTTGTGGACTTCTTTGCTGAAAGGAAGATCATCTCCTTTGGGGGCTGCATTGCTCAACTCTTCTTCCTGCACTTTGTTGGAGCCTCTGAGATGTTCCTGCTCACAGTGATGGCTTTTGATCGTTATGCCGCCATCTGCCGACCCTTGCACTATGCAACCATCATGAACAAGCGCCTGTGTTGTGTGCTGGTGGCCTGCTCCTGGTTTGGCGGTTTTATCCACTCCATAATCCAGGTGGCACTCATCATCCGTTTGCCATTTTGTGGCCCCAATGAACTGGATAGTTATTTCTGTGACATCACACAGGTGGTCCGCATTGCCTGCGCCAACACCTTCCCAGAGGAGTTGGTGATGATCTTCAGCAGCGGGCTGATCTCTGTGGTGTGTTTCATTGCACTGCTCATGTCCTATGCCTTCCTCCTGGTCATGCTCAAGAAGCACTCAGGCTCAGGTGAAAGTACCAGCCGGGCCATGTCCACCTGCTACTCCCATATGACCATTGTGGTCTTAATGTTTGGCCCATCCATCTATATTTATGCACGTCCTTTTGATGCTTTCTCCTTAGATAAGATAGTATCTGTGTTTCACACTGTGATCTTCCCCTTACTGAATCCCATTATCTATACATTACGAAACAAGGAAGTAAAAACTGCTATGAGGAAAATGACCAACAAATACATTCTATGTAAAGGGAAGTGA